The following coding sequences lie in one Spirosoma sp. KUDC1026 genomic window:
- a CDS encoding type IX secretion system membrane protein PorP/SprF, with translation MGNLSGIKRWTVGLLLLFSSSQVWAQQDKMFSQYMFNLMALNPAYAGSRDVLSMSALYRNQWSGLPGSPQTGTFTMDMPLNRERIGVGLQIYGDKVSVFEEAGAFASYAFRIKAGERTTLALGLQAGASSFRANLTDVRLTPDGTTQTDPAFSQNVSKVLPNFGTGIYISNDRAYLSLSVPRLIKNRLNEYDSDQLRSRQVRHAYLAAGFVIGVSPAVKIKPSMLAKYAEGAPLGFDGNINVWFMDRFAIGASVRKNQFSSWTPYTTDAIVGLLEIQLTDQFRFGYAYDHTMNDLRTVAPSSHEILLRYEFGFGKNRILTPRYF, from the coding sequence ATGGGAAACCTTTCAGGAATAAAACGCTGGACCGTTGGGCTACTGCTGCTGTTTAGCAGTAGCCAGGTCTGGGCGCAGCAGGATAAAATGTTCTCGCAGTACATGTTCAACCTGATGGCGCTGAACCCGGCCTATGCGGGTAGCCGTGACGTACTGAGCATGTCGGCGCTGTACCGGAACCAGTGGTCGGGGCTGCCGGGCTCGCCACAAACGGGAACGTTCACAATGGATATGCCCCTGAACCGGGAGCGTATCGGAGTGGGGTTACAGATATACGGCGACAAAGTTTCTGTTTTTGAAGAAGCAGGCGCGTTTGCGTCCTATGCCTTCCGGATCAAAGCAGGCGAACGCACTACGCTGGCGCTGGGATTACAGGCCGGCGCATCCAGCTTCCGGGCTAATCTGACCGATGTACGCCTTACGCCGGACGGAACGACGCAGACCGACCCGGCGTTTTCGCAGAACGTATCGAAAGTGCTGCCAAACTTCGGAACCGGTATCTACATCAGCAATGACCGGGCTTACCTGAGTCTGTCGGTTCCCCGGCTGATCAAAAACCGGCTGAATGAGTATGACTCCGATCAGCTGCGTTCCCGCCAGGTCCGGCATGCCTATCTGGCTGCTGGGTTTGTGATTGGCGTGAGTCCGGCTGTCAAAATCAAGCCCTCTATGCTGGCGAAATACGCGGAAGGGGCCCCGCTGGGTTTCGACGGGAACATCAACGTCTGGTTTATGGACCGGTTCGCCATTGGCGCGTCGGTACGAAAAAACCAGTTCTCGAGCTGGACGCCCTATACTACCGATGCTATCGTAGGACTGCTGGAGATTCAACTGACCGACCAGTTCCGGTTCGGGTATGCCTATGACCATACCATGAACGATTTGCGCACGGTGGCACCAAGCTCGCACGAGATCCTGTTACGTTATGAATTTGGTTTCGGTAAAAACCGTATTCTGACGCCCCGTTACTTCTAA